The following proteins are encoded in a genomic region of Hyla sarda isolate aHylSar1 chromosome 3, aHylSar1.hap1, whole genome shotgun sequence:
- the LOC130361124 gene encoding uncharacterized protein LOC130361124: protein MYRCPGVLMYGCPGVLMYRCSHVWVFLCTGVLMYGCPRVQVFSCIGVLVYRCSHVQVSWCSHVQVSLCSHVRVSWCSHVQVFSCMGVLVYRRSHVRVSWCTGVLMYGGPGVQVFSCMGVLVYRCSHVRVSLCKGVLMYGRSWCTGVLMYEGPGVQEFSCMGVLVYRCSHVWGSWCTGVLMYGCPGVQVFSCIGVLVFSCMGVLVYRCSHVWLSWCTGVLMYGCPGVQVFSCMVVLVYRCSHVRVSWCTGVFMYGCPGVQVFSCMVVLVYRSSIPSISCEMKEVKGLTMTDNHEASTGARQERYQVL from the exons ATGTACAGGTGTCCTGGTGTTCTCATGTATGGGTGTCCTGGTGTTCTCATGTACAGGTGTTCTCATGTATGGGTGTTCTTGTGTACAGGCGTTCTCATGTATGGGTGTCCTCGTGTACAGGTGTTCTCATGTATCGGTGTCCTGGTGTACAGATGTTCTCATGTACAGGTGTCCTGGTGTTCTCATGTACAGGTGTCCTTGTGTTCTCATGTACGGGTGTCCTGGTGTTCTCATGTACAGGTGTTCTCATGTATGGGTGTTCTTGTGTACAGGCGTTCTCATGTACGGGTGTCCTGGTGTACAGGTGTTCTCATGTATGGGGGTCCTGGTGTACAGGTGTTCTCATGTATGGGGGTCCTGGTGTACAGGTGTTCTCATGTACGGGTGTCCTTGTGTAAAGGTGTTCTCATGTATGGGAGGTCTTGGTGTACAGGTGTTCTCATGTATGAGGGTCCTGGTGTACAGGAGTTCTCATGTATGGGTGTCCTGGTGTACAGGTGTTCTCATGTATGGGGGTCCTGGTGTACAGGTGTTCTCATGTATGGTTGTCCTGGTGTACAGGTGTTCTCATGTATAGGTGTCCTGGTGTTCTCATGTATGGGTGTCCTGGTGTACAGGTGTTCTCATGTATGGTTGTCCTGGTGTACAGGTGTTCTCATGTATGGTTGTCCTGGTGTACAGGTGTTCTCATGTATGGTTGTCCTGGTGTACAGGTGTTCTCATGTACGGGTGTCCTGGTGTACAGGTGTTTTCATGTATGGTTGTCCTGGTGTACAG GTGTTCTCATGTATGGTTGTCCTGGTGTACAGGAGTTCCATACCTAGTATAAGCTGTGAGATGAAGGAAGTGAAGGGTCTGACCATGACTGATAACCATGAAGCAAGTACTGGTGCTAGGCAGGAAAGGTACCAGGTTCTATAG